The Brassica oleracea var. oleracea cultivar TO1000 chromosome C6, BOL, whole genome shotgun sequence genomic interval GTGTGCGAAATAACTGTTTTCAATGGATATGTGTTTCGGTATAATAAAACAGTGACGCACTTGGAACCGTTGAATATCCGAAATGTTCATTATTTTCTGCATTTTTCATATGAGATTTGTTCAAAAGGTTATTTCATTGTCATTTTAAATACCAACCATTGAGCTATGTTTTTCTTATATTCAGTTCGCTATTGAATAATTTGATTTATAACTAACCAGCTGAGTAATAACAACCGGGGTTCAATTTGTTTAACTTTGACGATTAAGAAATTGGTATGCTCTACTAAACTTGAATTACTACAAATGTGCGATACGAATCTGCATTTGTTTTTTTACGCTTTTATATGACGAGTCAACTACCTTGATGACTTACACTGCTTGGATTACCATTTGGATCAGAATTACGATTCATATCAACATACATTGGACTGAGACTGAGAGACAGCTTGGCCACTACCATTCAGAGGTTGACCAATTATATTCATATCTTTAAACATGTATATGTCTGTGGTCCTTCATAAGTTTTAATAGTCCTCCTTTGTTGACACTGTGCTGTCACATAGATTCTTCATAGATCTTTCGAGAGAAAAAGGGAACAATAACAGATCAAGGTCATGATAAAGTCCCAAAACACTGAAATAAAGATAGTTAAAATTCCCTATGTAATAATTTTAATGAACGCCTATTGGATAGTAACGATATTATTTTTTGTGTTTAAACGGCTGGATAAATAAAACAGATGACGCAATTCGTGATGATGGTTACAAATGATTGGTAAAAAGTTGAAGAATAACGGAATCTTACTCATATCTTGCTGATTACTAACGTTAGCTAGGTTGATATAGTATATGTTAATGTAACGAAAAGTGATGTTAGTTTCACAAGGGTGAGTATTTATTGTAATGGTGTACTGGCTCAGCGTATGAATGGGTGAACGGTCGATCTAAAAATTTAGGGTTTTTCGAAACCTGTTCTTGGATCGATCAAGAGTTTCTTTCGATAGCTTCTTGAGACCAACTTCATGTTTGATGAATTGAATCAAATCAAACAAGAAATAAAAGCAAAGCTCTTCTTATTAAAATCAGAACGTGTTAAACAAAGAAGACAAAACTCTGTTTATATATCCATCCGTTTGGACAAACCCCATAAGGATAAGGATATTATAAACCGTCATTCTTATGAAACAAAGAAAAGCCCAAAACTAATATAGGAAATAAAACGAAATCCTAAAAAGGAAACATATTTGAACTGGTCGTTATGTTGGCGCCACCATCGTAGATGCGGCTGCATCAGGACTCCCCGGTTAAGAAGGATTCGTCCACAAATCTGAAGCAACATAACGAGACAAGAACTTGACGTTGAAGACATCTGATGTATTGATACCGTCAGGGAGGCGCAGATGATATGGGTTGTCGTTGATGCGCTCTAAAATCTCGACTGGGCCTATTTTCTTTGACTTGAGTTTATTATAAGCATGCGCCGGAAGTCTATCACGCGTCAGATACACCCAGACAAGGTCGCCAATGTCAAAGACCATACGTCTGCGACGTTTGTTTGCAGCACTCGTAACTTTGCAGTCGCAGCTTCCAAGTTAGCCACAGTCTCCGAGTGGACCTGAGCAAGATTCTTAACAAATGATGCTGCATCACCATGCGAACGTGTGAGATCTGGCAAGGTAGACAGAGCAACAGGGCCCCGAGGTATTGTTCCATAGATAACCTGAAACGGACACAAGCCTGTACTCCGGTTAGATTGTGTGCAAATTCTGCTTGTGGCAACTTCGAATCCCATGATTTGATTGCATCGCCCACGAGACAGCGGAGAAGATTGCCGATTCTGTCTGACCATCGGATTGAGGGTGATAGGCTGAACTCATATCTAGCGTAGTACCCAATAACTTCCATAAAGATCTCCAAAAATGTCCAAGAAACCGAGAATCATGATCAGAGACAATGGACATTGGTAAACCGTGTAGTCGATAGATTTCTCGAAAGAAAAGCATCGCGACCTGGACAGCATCAGTCGTTTTCTTGCAGGGTATGAAATGGGACATCTTCGAAAATCGATCGACGACAACAAAGATTGAATCAAAACCCTTATGTGTACGTGGAAGCCCAACAACGAAATCCATGCTAATATCTATCCACAGCTGAGAAGGAATCAGTAAAGGCATATAGAGCCCAACATTCAAGGCAGTACCTTTAGATTGTTGACAAGTGACACAACGTTCGACAAACTTTTCGACGTCACGGCGCAGAGAAGGCCAGAAAGAAGAAGAAGAAACGAGCTGTGGTGTTTGATCTCGTCCGACATGTCCTTCTCTGTGTAACTCGGTCAAGAGCTGCAAACGCAAACTGCAATCTGGAATGCAAAGTCGAACTCCATGAAAAAGGAATCCATCGTGAATGGTATACTCAGAAGGAGCTACCCCACACGACACATCATCATAAATCTGGCTAAAAAAAGAATCCGTTGTGTAGAGGTCCGACAAATAAGCGAAACCAGGGACTGAGTTATGAAGAACCGCCAAGAGAGAGTGACGTCGACTCAAGGCATCGGCCACCCTGCTTAATAACGAAGGTAAATTGCTGGAGATAAGCAATCCATGAAGCATGTCGCGAGGAAACCTTTCCTTGACTACTGAGATGCTTAAGTGCGTCATGATCGGTGTAAAGCACAAACTCCTTGTGAAATAGATAGTGCCTCCAATGTTTTATTGCCTGAACAATGGCATAAAAATTGACGTCATATGTGCTATAACAGGAACTCACACCAGCCAACTTCTCACTAAAGAAAGCGATGGGACGACCTCGTTGGCTAAGCACTGCACCAATTCCTGTTTTTGATGCATCACAATGCAATTCAAAGACAAGGTTGAAGTCGGGAAGAGCGAGGACTGGGGCTGAGCAGAGCTTCTCTTTGATGATATCAAAGGCCCGCGCTGCGTCCGGCGTCCAAGGGAACTGTCCATCTCGTATACAGTCAGTAATTGGCGACATCAAACTGCTGAACTGTGAGACAAAACGGCGGTAAAAAGAAGCTAATCCGTGAAAGCTGCGAACTTCGGTGATCGTTGCAATCAGTTAGGTTACATATACCTGGCTCAGAGGATTTGTCTCTTCAGATTTCTCTGAGGTACCAACAACTTCAAGAACATCTACCTCGGCAACTATCATGAGTTGGTCGTTTACAAGGAACCCTTCATTTTTGTCATGGATTTTGGCTAAGGGAATCATAGTTGGAAACCACCACAGGGGTTTCTTTTGATCAAACCAGCGATGTGATTCTGTAAAATTTCATGACAATAAATCAAAATTGAATTATAGTACTGCATGAACGCCCTGTTACATCTAATCAATATCACAACTCATATACATCATATGATTCATAAGATAAAATAGTAACTTGCAGCATAACACGACCATTGAGTTAAAAAATGCATAAAATACATGAATTTTCCTTTGCCATGGATGAATTAAATGAAAAAACAAAAAAAAAAACAGTAGAGTGAAGTAAGAATCACTTTTGAGTACTGAGGGTCCTTCCGAAACTTGTTTTGCTATTGTTAGCCGAAATTTCATCAATCTTCTCCATCCAAAAGGCAATGATTTAACATCAGCAACTTCCAGAAACAGAGATAAGTGGTCATTATTAAATAGTCGCTTTGGATAGACAACAAGACGCCTGAAGAAAATGAGAAGAAACGAATCACTGAGCAAAACCATAGAGCAGTTAGAAGTATTGTTTTTACCATTTGCAATCACCAATCTGGACTGGAGGAGAATAGCACTGCTCACGCAAAGAGGAAAAGTCTTTGATTACCCAGGAAAACTTGTGACCAACTTGCTTTGCCATTGGAGTGAGAAAGGATACTAAAAGTTTTGAAATTCTAATATGAAAATAATGGCCACACTAAAACAAGTTTTTAAAGGCATCTCAAATAAACGAGCAGGAATGCGAGCAGTCTTGACCTAATTAGTTACGTGTGAGTCCACTGATATTTTGTCATAACTACGAATTAATAATTGGCTAAAAGAGTTCTCGATTCTCTCTATTGATCGCGGCTCTTCAAATGCAGTCTATGTTCGTAGCAAGAGAGATTTGCTTTTACTTATTTAACAAACTTTCATAATCGTAAATACTTTTTTTTTCAAAAAAAATATGATATGACAACCTTATGAAATAGAAAAGCAAAACCACATTCTGTTCAGACACAAAAGCAATTACTTTCGAACCAAGTAACCTAGCTTAAAGCATTCTGTTCATCGAAACCAAGGGTGGACTCTACCGTTGCAAGAGAATAGACATCTTAGAATTTATTTATTAGGTTCACTCAATCTTTCACCATATATAAGGATTGGGCACATAGAGGATATCCGGAAAAAAAGAGCATTTCCGAAGTAAATAATAATGCAAACTGAAACATATTCGTTACTTGATTCGCAAGTAAGCACATATGGAAAGATAAAATAAAAGATTTTTTCAAGTGAGACAAGTACAACGCAGCATATGCTAAGAAGCTTCGCCTAAAATCAAATAAGAACAAACTTCAAGTGTCTAATGACTCCAGATCATTCAATAATATTATCGAATGAGATACGAGTTTTTGTAGCCAGCGCCTTTGACTTCTCCTTCTCCAGTTGGGCCTCCACGTCTGAGCACTTCTGCTTCAAATCTTTCAACTCTGTCTCAATCTCTTGCCTACGAATCTCACCATCTTTCGCTTTCTCCTTCATTTCTGATACTTGTGAAATTTTCTTCTCCAACCAGTCCAACTTAAATCCAGCATCAGTCAAGGATTCCAATGCATAATGCGCCTCGTCCAGATCATCCTTGGGGAGCTCGTGAGGAGACTGATGCAAAGTATCAATCAGGCTAAGTAGCAAATTCATGTAACCTGTCCTAATGTTAGGGTTCTTTAGATGGACTTCAGAAGCAGTCTCTGGGTGTTTTTCAAACATACGACTCACGTAGTCAACCTGAGAGTGAAAACAGAAATACAAAGTAGAATATTTATATATTAAAGGTAGTACCGAGACAAAAAGCACCTTGTTATACAAGTTAAGTACATCAGGTTTTCACTCGTTGCTGAATTTTCTACACACAAATTTATAACATCCTTAAATTATTACCTGTGAAGAAAGAAGATGAAACCCACAAACCTCTACTTTGCCAATAATTTCAAGAAGATCTATCTCGATAGCAATCTTGAGCTCCCCATTTACAAGAAACCCGCCATCTTTGGAATTAATTTCATGGAGGGAAAGCATGGATGGAAAGCCCCAGCTGTTAGACTTCACTTCAAACCAGTGTTGTACTTCTGTAAAACCACAAACAATTATTCATCTAATATAGAATTTAAATGAATATGCTTATGTGGACTGAACAACAATGTTCAACCTTAAGAAATATAGAATTCTAGTAACGAAAATAATAACCCTTTTTACACCAAAAAAATAATAGCTCTTTTAGACCGACTAGTACGAGGAAATATTACCAAGTTGCCGGGAGAGTTTCTCAGAACGCTGATTTACAACAATGAGGCGATATCGTGCGTGTCTTCTCCAGCCAGATGGTAATGATCCATAATCGGGGACTTCCAGATACAATGACAGAAAGTTATCAACCTTGTATCCTTTGGGATATGCACTAATATACCTGCAGGAAAAACAAATTAAGCAAATTTGTCAAGGGTTTTAATGAAAACACTTGAAAACCTTATACCATTTGCAGCCACTGACGACAAATTTATCTGAAAATATTTTCTCAGATTGCAAAGAAGAGAAATCCTTTATCACCCAAGTGAACTTATTATCAACTTTCTTTTCCATTGATCTCGGTGGAGAGAAAGAAAAAACTGGAACCTGAGTGACTCAACACAATTTTTTTGGACTCAGATACAGCAATCTCAGAATTGAATGCTAACCAATAGGAGTTGTAAAGACTCTCCAATGTTAAGATAACCAATTAATGATTTTTTATAATTTTTTTAAATTAACTTGTCAGACAAACTTTGGAGCTTGTGCAATAGTATATGGAAATCAAAGACTTTATGAGTTCCAAGGCCAGATTAACTAACTGGATGCTGGAGTAATAGTCATGATTACGTATCCAACAGGAATGAGAATCGCTTTCATTTCCCTTCCAGTGTTACTTGGAGTATGTGCATTCTGGATTCCATGGTTAGTATACGTTATTACAAATTAAAAATTAAACACATCCCTTACTTGTTCATGTTAATTAAAAATTGTAATCACAATGCATAAAGTAATACTGTAAATTTTAATTAGTGCCAAAGAGTGGGATAATTAACATTTTGAATTCCTTTCAATAAAGAAGAGACATATTGCAGAGTTAAGAAGAAAGCGCTGATCCAGTTTTTTTTTTTTTGACTTTCAAAACCAATATGGCTGCAATTCAAGGATATTAAATCGAACTAGACAAGCTTAAACTAGGTCTGGACATTTTAACCTGGACCCGAAAACCCGAACCGGAACCGACCCAAAAATACTCGACCCAAAACCGAATCGAAAAATTTACAAGTACTTTTTGGGTCCAAATTTCTTTTATCTGGACCCGAAAAGAACCAACCCGAATAGACCCGACCTGAATTGTATCCGGCTTAAAAATATGTATATCCAAAACTATGATTTTCTGTGTTCTATTATATATATATTATTTTATGATTTAGTTGAAATATTTTTTGTTAACCATATTTGTTATTATTTTGTAACATTTTTAAGTAAATATTCTAGTTTTGAATTTTAGTTTAGAAAAAGTATAACAAATAATGGAAACTTATAAAGAAAATGTTATAATAGAAATGATATAGAGAAGAGACTTCTAACCATTAAAGAAAAAAAAAACAGAATAATAAATGAAGTTTTGTAATTAGAAAATAAAAGAAAATTAAGAAGTACTGAATTTTGATCCGCACATCCGTGCGGTATCTGTTTTAACTTTAAAAAACATACATATATTTTTATTGTATATAAATATTGTGATATTAGTATTAAATTATTACTCCATCTGTATTAAGTAGTGTTTAAAGATTTTTGTTTTGTTTCATGATAACTAATGTTCTCATAATTCTAAATAAAACTTAATGTTATTTGAAATTGATGACAATTACAAAATACAAATTTTTTTCTTATTGGTTAAATTAGTTTTATTTAATTATGTTATGTAACCAAAACAAATTGTATAAAATTTGTATTTTCTTAATATTTGTGCAAAATCTTTAAACATTACTTAAAATGATGCAGATGTAGTATGTTTTTTTTAGTATATACTAATTATATACAATATTGAATGTTTTTTTTTCTATCTTCAGACTTTTAGCGCACATAAATTAATTAGTATCATCTAATAAGTAAAAGGAGAATACGCTCAGCGCTCAGACGTCCACGTCAGATGAAATATTCAGCCAATCCCGTTGCGTCTTTCTTCCACGTATGTGCTTCGTTGGGCTTCATTACTGATGTCTCGAGTTTTAACCCGATTATCTAACTGCAAGTGCACAGTAAAGTACGCAGTAGTAATGCGGGATCGAATCCACAGGGACCGATGATCACACGTAGAGTTGCAGACAAGTTAATAGCTACAGCGAATCAANNNNNNNNNNNNNNNNNNNNNNNNNNNNNNNNNNNNNNNNNNNNNNNNNNNNNNNNNNNNNNNNNNNNNNNNNNNNNNNNNNNNNNNNNNNNNNNNNNNNNNNNNNNNNNNNNNNNNNNNNNNNNNNNNNNNNNNNNNNNNNNNNNNNNNNNNNNNNNNNNNNNNNNNNNNNNNNNNNNNNNNNNNNNNNNNNNNNNNNNNNNNNNNNNNNNNNNNNNNNNNNNNNNNNNNNNNNNNNNNNNNNNNNNNNNNNNNNNNNNNNNNNNNNNNNNNNNNNNNNNNNNNNNNNNNNNNNNNNNNNNNNNNNNNNNNNNNNNNNNNNNNNNNNNNNNNNNNNNNNNNNNNNNNNNNNNNNNNNNNNNNNNNNNNNNNNNNNNNNNNNNNNNNNNNNNNNNNNNNNNNNNNNNNNNNNNNNNNNNNNNNNNNNNNNNNNNNNNNNNNNNNNNNNNNNNNNNNNNNNNNNNNNNNNNNNNNNNNNNNNNNNNNNNNNNNNNNNNNNNNNNNNNNNNNNNNNNNNNNNNNNNNNNNNNNNNNNNNNNNNNNNNNNNNNNNNNNNNNNNNNNNNNNNNNNNNNNN includes:
- the LOC106298865 gene encoding MATH domain and coiled-coil domain-containing protein At3g58360-like, yielding MEKKVDNKFTWVIKDFSSLQSEKIFSDKFVVSGCKWYISAYPKGYKVDNFLSLYLEVPDYGSLPSGWRRHARYRLIVVNQRSEKLSRQLEVQHWFEVKSNSWGFPSMLSLHEINSKDGGFLVNGELKIAIEIDLLEIIGKVEVCGFHLLSSQVDYVSRMFEKHPETASEVHLKNPNIRTGYMNLLLSLIDTLHQSPHELPKDDLDEAHYALESLTDAGFKLDWLEKKISQVSEMKEKAKDGEIRRQEIETELKDLKQKCSDVEAQLEKEKSKALATKTRISFDNIIE
- the LOC106297725 gene encoding MATH domain and coiled-coil domain-containing protein At3g58360-like, with translation MIPLAKIHDKNEGFLVNDQLMIVAEVDVLEVVGTSEKSEETNPLSQFSSLMSPITDCIRDGQFPWTPDAARAFDIIKEKLCSAPVLALPDFNLVFELHCDASKTGIGAVLSQRGRPIAFFSEKLAGAIKHWRHYLFHKEFVLYTDHDALKHLSSQGKLLTELHREGHVGRDQTPQLVSSSSFWPSLRRDVEKFVERCVTCQQSKGFEEKAKGWGFPSMLSLDEINAKDSGFLVNGELKIVVEIELLEIICKVEVNGFHLLSSQVESVSRMFEKHPETASEVHLKNPNLRTGYMSLLLSLIDTLCQSPHKLPKDDLDEAHYALESLTDAGFKLDWLEKKISQVSEMKEKEKDGESRRQDIEKELKDLKQKCSDVEAQLEKEKSEALAAKAPFSFDDIIQ